The Salvia hispanica cultivar TCC Black 2014 unplaced genomic scaffold, UniMelb_Shisp_WGS_1.0 HiC_scaffold_1142, whole genome shotgun sequence DNA window tataaattttaaagtttataacTATATATTGATATGCAGATTGTACCCTTCCAGAGCTGTGGCGAACATATTGAAAGATGCTTTCCAAAATATAGTGCACCCAACTGCATTCTCACAAGCAAAACTTGATGATTCATGCATTGAATCCTATTGGCAAGAATTTAAGGTAATTGTATAAACTATAATCCATTAGAGTAAAGAATGGTCAATGTTTTACTTGATATTCTAATTGTAGCTTAGAATTTCTTGATCTAACTgaattcttttctttattaacaTTTGCTGGGAAGTCTAtagaatttttatatattttatttaatattttgttatataacttttttttttcttttcttttatatgaTTTGGCAGGCCCATGCCAATATTGAGAACTATAATCAAGACCTTGCCAAAAGTGCTTTTCACACAAGATGCAAGCGTAAGTATGGCAATCATATCTACAGACtgaaaaataggaaaagaaagCCTGCTTACTTCACGGATGCATTGTGGGAAGACTACACTAAAGCATGGAATACGGCTGCGTCTATCAAGGTTTCCGAGAGATGCTCGAAGAATCGTAAACAAGGATATGAGAAAGCCCCCGGCACACATTGTAACGGATCTGTTTCATTTGACGTTACAGTGGAAAAGATGGTAGACATTACATTTTGTAGTTTAActtgttcattttttaattatcattaatcATTTTGAATATTCTTTGCAGATTAAAGAGAATAATGGGAAGATGCCTAAGTTTGTAGAATTTTATATAAGGGTTCACACGCGAAGAGGCAAAGATTCACCGGGGGAGTTGTGTTCGCAGCGCGCCATAGAAAAAATGGTaatctcaaattaatttgcttacaaatttatttatatataattaatattttagtgaCAACTGCTGGAagtaaatatgaatatgatggTAGTAGTGACTATGATAATCACTTGATCCTTTGATGATCACCcccaaaatatgaaattaaataagatatCAAGCATTTTTTGGTCTTGCATCTTTGGGAttttaaatgaagaaaaatgggtaCTGCCTTGCATCTATGCTATGCTTCCATGATTGATTCTATGTGAGCATTTCATGAAAAACCAAGGCAGTGTTGAAGGGGGTTTACCATTTGCTGATATCATTACTGTTGAAATAAAAGGTTTGTTATGAAGGAGTGAACAGGTGATGAGCATATATGTGAGTGTGCTATATAAATCTGATTCTTGATTACTCTTGAAATAAGAGGTGTTGTAGTTTGGAAACCTCACCATCTTCTCATTTCatgtattaaattgttttcTTGGCTCTTTTGATTTATGAGAGTAGCAGATAAAATCCTTTAGCACCATTTCAGATTGAATTTGGCAGCAATGCATTGCTTTCTACGAGTTTTAGGGTCATATGCAGGTTGTAATAGACCGTATATAGCATGTGCATGCATTGGTTGGAGTAGACCATatcttgattgattaataTCTGTATCTTTTAGTTATGCAAACAAGGGGCATTGATGCTTactgttttcttcttttagttCTGATGCTTAACTGATGCTTACTTGCTTATTGTTATCTTTTAGTTACTGCATTGGTTTGAAGTCTTATTATACATGTTCATAGGAGCAAGTTAAGGCAAGAGCCGATGAGTTGCGGGCTGCTGGGGAAGTAGATCCAGATTTTGATCGCATTTACCTTGACCTTTTTGTGAAGAATATGAAGAGAAAACAAATTCCCGGAGCTGGACAGGCCACAAGCATTTATTTCGCTGATGCTAGCAGTTCGTCCACTGGGGGCTCAGGCGTTAGCACGGAAGAGTTACAAGCAATGCGAGAACAAATCACAATTGAGATGCGCGCGGAGCAGGAGCAGCGATATGCGGAGCTGGAGATGCAAAATGCAGCGTTGAAAGCGGAGCTGGATAGTCAAAGTGCAGAGCGTGATGCTGCTTTAGCGCGTCAAAAAATGGAGTTACGCGCTGaatttgagaaagaaaatgagaggATGTTAGAACTATTGTTGGATCTTACTAAAAAGGTTAACCGAATTAGTAAAAACTGAAAGTGTAAGTTTTGAactattgttttgttttagaaCTATTGTTGGATTTAATgtaagttttgaattttgttctttataaattgtcaatttcaattttgttcttTATGGTTATCCagataataaattagaaaaataatgagCACAAGAGGTGCTAGCAGAAAGAGCTGTCGATAATGCGAGAACAAATCACAATTTTGTGCTAGCAGAAAGAGCTGTCGATAATGAGCACAAGAGGTGCTAGAAAATTTGCGAGCAAAATGGAGGTGCTAGAAGAATTGCGAGCAAAATGGAGGTGCTAGGAATATTGCGAGCAAAATGGAGGTGCTAGAAGAATTGCGAGCAAAATGGAGGTGCTAGGAATATTGCGAGCACATACATAGTTTAATCGACATCCACCATTAGCGAGCAAAAAGGTGGTCGCAAATGAACTTCTGCTCGCAAAAACTACTCACAAATTTGCTACAAGCGCTATAGCGAGCAGAGTTTTTGCTCATAGTTTAGGTTTTTATGTTATCAAAAACCACCAATTTAATATGTAGTCTATATGCACTATAGACACACAAAGCCCATTTACCAGCCCAATAGGATGATATACTAATTTGGAGCAAAAATTGAGCTACAGATCCGCGACGATTACTGCTCcaattttgtttggattttatcAGATTCTACTATTTGAAATCATATTCTTGTAacagaaaaagatgaaatcaTTTGGGTTCTGAAATAGTAGAACTCAAACGTTTAAAAGTTGGAGAAGCCAAGAAAAGGACTTATCATGGTGTTAATAGTGTGGTCCTAAGCTTATAGCGTTGATAAAAAGGACTCTCTCTGTTTCAGACACAAACATTTATATGATCGGTCCCTCTTATAAGTAAGTATATAGCTGTATGCACACTTACTGTGTGTATATCTGTGTGAACTTTTAATGTTTCtagtttttgtaattttccttttatttcatGTTATTCATATGCTCACACATTGTGTGCACTGTGCAGCTGTGTGCTTTTTCATGTTTCtagtttttgtaattttccttttatttcactttattcaTCAAGACTTTATGCAGGCATGAATATGAAAATAGGGTAATATTATGTCTAGCATGGGCCTAAACCCTATCTTAATCACTGAAAAAAATTTGTACCAAGAAAATGAGCAAATCTACTATTTACCCCTGATTATTATAGCGGGGATGAACTATGAAGAGTTCGCAAAGACACAGAAAATGAACAATGGTGGATTTGGTAGGTTGAGCAAAAATCAAATGTATTGATCCACCACCAATCTATAGTCTTTCAAATGAATGTATATTGGAACAAAAATTCAGTGGTTCAAATATATTGTCATTTGGTGTGTCAAATCAATCATAAATCACGTATTTCCCACGTACTATCATTATTAGGAGAACTAAttgaaaaacataaatttgagTACTATAAAACATGTCCttataactatcatatttacctttttttcataaaaatcattctccaattGGAGAGGTATtgtacctttttctattttgaagaTGTATCTTTACCCCTCCAccaatggagaggtaaaatatTATAACTGTCATATTTGCCGTCTTTTCATGAAAACCCTTCTTCAAGGGGAAAGATATTTGATAAGGTATTAcactttataatatttaatgcattttatactatttttttatttttaaaaactaatttacCTTTTTATATACCTTTTCCCCTTAAAATGTGCTACTTTTTAAAAGagtatattacttttaaaaaaagtaaatacatAATATGTCATTTTCTATATACCTTCTCTTCTCTCCTTGGAGATCTTCTTACAAAGTTCCCAGTATACATGATATCCCTATTCCATGTAGGAAGGAGGTTGCCCAGATTGTAAGAAATTCAGACACGCCGCTAACGGACAAAAACTGCCTTTGTTTGCATGCATTGACATGCCCCTTTGCCATGCAAAATGGTCCCTCAAATCAAACTCTTGttcattatcaaaatttaataactCCATTACAGTTTTTTCCGTatatgaaaacaaattaaatactattcTCAAATCCCCCCACCCCcgaacaaaaaacaaaaaacaaaaaacaaaaatgaaattgataaaaaggGCCAGGCATTAACTCAACCAACTTTTTAATTCCACCTATATAAAACCCATagattttccctttttaaaaatagatccCTTTCTTTGTTCATTTCTTCAGCAGTTTATGTTTAGGAGCTTATCACTTTTGAtgcaaaaaaatagataaaattaaccttctagtattttatatttctgcAAAAATAGAGTAGACTTTATTTTGCATTATGCCTCCTATTTGCAATAAATCAGAGTTGGTGCAAAATATTTCTCAAACGTCTCATAATTCTTGGTGTTATTTTGTACTTGGACAGAGAGGTTTTCTGTGTGAAGGTATATAAATAGTCAACAGAGGTGTAGACTGCTCTGTTTTTTGTGCAGGCGACTGTCAAAGACTACAAATCTGATTGCAAAGTTTTACCTGCTAGAAATAAAACCCTTTTTTGGGATTATGAAAAAGATCAAATCTTTGATGTGTTGGATCGTCATCCTCTGCATATTTAGCTTAAATTTGTGGTGCAATGGAGAGGCTGAGAGCGAGGCAGCTCCAATGAAGAGCGGGGAGAAAGCAGCTCTGTATTCTACTATTCAAACTTTCGTGGGCAAATGGTGGAATGGTTCGGATCTTTATCCGGATCCTTGTGGTTGGACTCCCATTGAGGTGACTCACTGATTGTGTGCGCTTTCTATTTCTTCCAATATTTCAAGATTCTTGaaatgaaaagggaaatgCAGCTTTTAGCATATTTCTAGCCCCAttattatcttctttttttgtggTTTTTGATTATGTGAAGTGaaaaaggattttttttttatgacagGGTGTTTCATGCGATCTGTTTGATGGATTTTGGTATGTGACAGAGTTAAGCATAGGATCTCTTCATGAAAACTCCCTAAATTGCGCTCAATGCGCTGATTTCAGCCCTCATCTCTTTGCACTAAGCCACCTGAAATCTCTCTTATTCTTCAACTGCTTCACGGCGTTGCGCCGCCGCCCTATCTCAATCCCTGCTCGGAGTTGGGGAGCTCTCGGCCCAAGCTTGGAGTCGCTGGAGTTCCGGTCAAACCCCGGGCTAACGGGGCGAATCCCGCCTTCTCTCGGGGAGCTCAAGAGTCTCAAATCAATGGTGATGGTGGAGAATGGACTGAGTGGTGAATTGCATCCATTCATAGGCAATTTGAAGGAATTGGAGCGTTTGAATCTTGCTGGGAATTCATTTGTAGGCCAAATACCCCATAGCTTGGTAGGGCTAAAGCAATTGTTGATTCTTGATTTGAGCAGGAATTTACTATCTGGCCCTTTGACATTGAGTTTTGGAGGGATGGTCCCACTCTTGAAGCTTGATTTGAGCTACAACAAACTGCAGGGGAATATCCCAGAAAGTCTTGGGAACTTGAAGAATTTGACACTTTTAGATCTCAGCAACAACAGATTGAGAGGTGGGATCACTAAATCACTAGAGAATTTGGAGTTCTTGCAAGAACTAGTCCTCTCAAACAACCCCATTGGAGGTGGGCTAATGGAGCTCCAGTGGGAGAGAATGACGAGCCTAGCTGCGCTTGAGCTTTCGAACGCAAGCCTGACAGGTGGCATTCCAGAGTCGATGGCCCGTCTCCGGGGGCTGAGGTTTCTGGGGCTCAACAATAACATGCTGACAGGGGAGATCCCTTCAAGTCTTGCAAGTTTGCCTAATGTTGGTGCAATGTATCTTCATGGTAATAATTTGACAGGGGAGCTTGAATTCTCTGCTTTGTTTTACGGCAAAATGGGGAGAAGATTTGGTGCATGGGATAATCCAAATCTTTGCTACCGTGTGCAGGCAAATTATGTGCCTAAAGGGGTGAAACAATGCCAAAAGGATGTGATGAGATTTCTCAAGTTTGGTGATTCCAAACCTCTTGTTTCATTAGGATCACCACTATTAGTATCATCTTGTGTTAGGAACTTGGTTTTTGTTATGTTTATAGTTTTCAATTTCATGTAATCTGTAGATATAGTTATTGAGGGGATGATCATGATAGACTTAGTAGTAATATGGTAGGATTTGAGTTATGTCCTATTTTAAGGTTGAGGTCATATATTATGATGGAATGAAGAGATGATTGGCAAAATGGCTTTTAATAGGCACAAAACAAGTTAGTTATATTGTGGTATAAGAGAGAAGCAGCCAAGGAAGTGATGTGCACTAAAGAAATGTTTATGGTTGGGTTTAAATGCATTGAAAGGGAAAGAGCAATGGTAATAGGGCCAACACCCTGTAGTTTTGCTCTGTCGATATTTGTATCTCAGAAATAGCACTTTGCAGTTTGCACAGACTCACAGAATACAATTCAAGTGGTCCATGCatatattaaagaaaaggTAATGATGATAAAGATGTGTGTTTGTGAGAGAGGCTACCAACTGGGCCttaatattcaatatattttcCCTAGAATTTGGTAGATTAGAGATTCATGCTCTCAAAATTAACCACTATAGAGGCCCAGCCTGGAATGTCATTGGGTCTAAAGTCACTGGGCCCAACATTGAGTCGGGCTTATCTTGTTTTGTcggtagtaattttttatgtaagGGTGGGGATAAGTGAAGAATATTACTCAGGCGGCTTCACCGAATCACACCAGAATGTGTGCCTAAGCATGCTTTTCATGTGGCCAATGGCGGCATtttatgacattttttattttgctttagATTCAAATCtggtttattaattttaattgcttttatttctttttcaaaattgattgttgTTCTCTCTAAGTTTGTACATGCACGTAACTGTGACTCTGTGAGTACTAGAGAAATGTGTAAATGCATAAGTGTTTTTTGGGTATTCGGTTTCTGATGCCCTAAGAAACTTATTTATTTGCGACCCGATCAaccaatttttgaattttaaaagaacgatatattttttgttgatctaatatactccatcaattttcgttttcttcttttctcttaaattTAACCTCACATTGCATCTTAAACAAAGATTAGTTAATTTTTAGccgttttaaaaattagaatatttcatACTACTCCGTTCCCTCGTAGTTGAGGCGAAATTTTTCGGCATTGAGTTTAAGAAAGAGACGCTGAATATGTtatttaaatagataaaaaaaaagtaagggAGAAAGGTatcaaaataaagtagagagaataatgtaatagagagtaaagtcagaaaaagaaaaaaattattactccctctgtccctgaTTAGGAGTCatactttgaccgggcacgggttttaagaaatgtaaagaaaagttggttgaaaaagttagtggaatgtgggacccatttttttatattggttttataataaaatgtgagtggattgagctagtggaatgtgtggcctatttactatttatggtaaaaatgaagtgtgactcttaatttggggacggactgaaatgaaaaagtgtaactcttaatcggggacagagtgagtattatatatagaaatgattAACTAGAAGAgaaatttctaaaatgaaaaaatgaccgAACTACGGTGAAaggaaggagtattaaatttttgaattatagaATGATTTACTATGCGGCTGTCAATGGATCGGAATTGCCGGCTATAATGCCTACTTACGTAGGCTGTGCGGCCTCTTGATTTCttctaaataaattacaaatattgattcgaatgtagagaaaaatagaaaccGGCTGCTGATGTGTAGCAACAGATTAATTAagatatactcctatattactCGCATTTTTAAATCTCTCCATCTGGAACTCACTCCATGGGCCATGGCTTAATGTCAACTCTTTATCTCATGCTTAGATGCAGTAACTATTTATTGATTCATTCATTCTGTATCTctaaacatttcataaaatgaagtaataaaataataataattaataataattccaTTTACTAAgtccatttcattttcagtcTTGCATACCAGTCAAAAGTCATCACCTAAGATTTTTATGTTCATTTGCTTCAATTAAGGAGATGGATAGGGTCAAGGGATGGCAACGAGGCGGGTCGGGTAGTGCTTCCACGGTTCCACCCATATGCATCTAAATTGACATGCATGTCCTTACTGATATTTGATAtaccatttaatttaaaacttaatGAATCATCAATTCACAAGACATTAGTTAAGTTTGTACTATATTaagtaattataaataatgtgaaaattactaaaaaattcttgtaatttttcAAGATTGTTGGGGTTTATGGGCCCAGGTCCCTACTTTCGTGTCTATGCTCATAAGTCATACaaccaattttattaatagtattattaatcCACTTGAAGTTGGCGCTTTAGGTAAATTTTGGTCCAGTGTTTTATCACACATAAAAGACACTCCatattcactaaaaaattGTGTAGAATTGCTAAAATTCTAAGGAGTTGGTAATTTGGTCATGTTTAGAATTCTAAAGTGTAggtagtttaatttggtcatgCTTAGATTGCATATAGTTGAAACATTTCCCCGCCATAATTATCGAGCGTATGACCTCGGTCTTATGATGTTTACAGTCAACAATTAAAGTCATATGTATTTATATgcatgattttaattttttccaacCAAGAAAATATGTAAACTTGACTGAATATATATGGTCCACTGCATATATCTCCTCCCCATCGAGGACGAGGATATTATATTACGAATTCGATATGAAGAAATTTGTTATGCAAATCCTTATTTGATACGTCTCATGACGCCTCAGCAATTTGCCAACttcttcaaatatttaatacaaCTAATTTGGAAGTCATAATTCTGATATAACCAATTTACTTAGCAATAACATGAGTCACCGGTGTCTGCTTTTCCACATCTGACTTTTTAATCAATGTCGGTCTTCCTTGTACGCACCACTTAATCTCTCTATTATTTTCCTACTATTTTACTCACACGTCACGTTGAAATAATTTACTAACATGTTAGAATAATTGTCAATATTTCCTGTTAATGGCTGACTTTCAATTTAGAATAGTTACTTACTCAATTAAGTAAAGTTGAGAGACCGTCTCCAATTCAACAGTATTGTTGAAAATCatctataatatataaaatcattctATGCATTATATGTCACGTCTTTAATTGTTACCaatctttttagttttttctttatctttacaataaattagttttttcaAACCACAACTAAAGTTaccaataaattatttcaaaagtcAAACAATATAATCATAAGAATGTAATACTTAGATAAATTGCATAGCAAggtaaatttcaaatataatatgataaactttataatttacCGTATTACCATATAAATCGCATAAATCAATCCAAAACTTCAAGTGAGCCGGATGCCAAAAGTCTGCACattaaaacttcaaattagtttgatgtttttcattttggaccTAATCTGcatacatttaatttgtttctaaatatttttaaaaatcctcAAATTAATTggaatagaaaaatatttatataccctattttcatttacttttgtTATCTGATGATGTGCTATGAGTTAATTTGCATCTACATTATAAcattagtaataaatagtgaaCCATATctaaaaaactgaaataaagtAGAACAATGGGATACTAtaagtttttaaatattgaacaTCAATCTAAAGTGATAGCTACTGAGATTGTGtaccatattaattaattccagATGGCGTTCACGATCGTacttaaaataattcaagaatTAATAGGTGGACCCTTAATTTGCTTTCTTATGGTCGCATCGCAAGCAaaagatttaatataaaaaagataaaagtaagagatttattattttaatttcggTAATTAACTCGTTTTGTTTATCCTCAAACAAACCCGAAGAAGCAATATTTTCATGGCGGTGCATTAAACATGGCCCGAATTTCACGgaaaatctatatatttattacagACAAAGCTATTAAATTTACACTCTTTCATAACTGGAAATAAACCactgtttttatttatttattttattattactctcaacatctttttttttggtggggGAAGGGAATTGAACAGTGTACATTCTAGctagattatatttttcagaTAAATAAGGGTATGTTAAGTTGGTGTTAGGATGTATCAAGGGGTGacaattatgaaaaaaatcaaaattaatttataactaatcaaaattaatcGTCATTTGCTGTCTCCACGGATAAACGTAGATTTGTGCTGGCtatattatagtactaattcTTAAGCTCGCCACGTGGCACATTCATAAACATCAATTTCATCATCACCACCAAATATATAGATTACTACAAATTTCAACCCTAAGGATTTGCATATGAAAAGGTCAACCCCCTTCATCCCCACACGCAAAATGTGAATGTCTGCAATCTATATATTGATAGAAAATAGAatacgaaaaataaaaaaactagtgcaaaaaataaaaaattatattataaagaTTATATTGTATTATGCTCAGATAATCAACTCTATTACATCTAACTATTTCTCTAAACTTTAATTCTATATTAATAAGGAAAGCAAAGTAGGAATCTACTACTACTTGATTATCAAGTTTGACTTCTTCTTTGTTTGAATAGactcaattatatatatttgattatcTTTAATCACGTATATTCTCTGCATACAATACACAGAACtggattataaaatttatatttcgaTATGTAGCtcaaagtataaaattaagaaaaagtagtACACAAAGAGACCCAAGTATTCTTGCACCGCACGCAGAGGAAATAAATGTCAAGTCTCGAATTAATTAGGAAAAGTAAGAAAATCCAATTTAATTTGGTAAACCGTTGACATTGAAACCGTGTAAAATACTTGCCAGGCCCATCAATTTCTACTCTCAGCATTTTCCTTACAATTCATGCATCCACCaatctctctatatatacgcTCCTCaccaaacacaaacacattcattcataaatcaaataccaaaaccaaaaaagttttcattatattcaaaaaattcatTCAACTATGGCTCCTTCTTGCTCAAAAACCTCGATCTTCACAATTCTTTTTGTTATAGCGCTTGTGCTGTTGAGTTCCGGCGTGGGCGCGTGTAGGCGAGGAGAATGATGGCGGCGACAACGGCGATGACGGTGATGAAGGAAGACGATGTGTCGGCGATGGCGTTGAAGTATTTGAGAGAAAATGAGGAGAACTGTTCTTTGCAAGACTTCCAAAAGAGTGCCCATTCCTCCATCTGGGCCTTCCCATAGGCACAACTCTGCTCCTTCAAACCGATGAATCAATTCTGCAACAATCAATCATGCCTGACTTTTTAGACTATCATatattctttccttttttttggtttcGATTTTGTGTTAAATGGTGAGGTTTtgataattatgtttttttattattttctcgaAACACTGTACATAGATTATAGATATTGCTCCTTGTATTTATTTGCCAAAaaggagaaataaatataaggaTTAGGTGACTGATTTAACAGTTATCACCCCGTTATGAAATTCGACGTGCCTAGCTACATTATTCAAAGGTCGTGATCTCaactcatttaattattttttagttgattttttctcattttagtcTTCGTGATCAGAAAATCAGAATTAAgtcatcataaaaaaattgtgaagaaataaaattacattatacTCGATTAATTTTGACGTGttaggaaattaaataaaattagatgagAATCTAATCGAAACCTTTGCGTAATTACGGTTGTTTGGATCGTTACTTAGATTGGTATATTTTGACCATGATTGTGTCGAAttggaaaattaaacaatttaattataattgagGTCAACTTTGGCGAGGTAACAGTTGGCATGGCTTGTAAGATCCATAGTCCACACGGCTCTACTCGCAAAGTCtatgtagaaaataaaatatgataattaatgtAAGTAAccactttttttgtttttgtttcccattaatataaaatactttaaattGGCACATGAAATGAGTATGGTCAATTATAAACCATAAGTCCGTCACGTTCTTATATAGTGTTATCATCGATTTTAGCTTGCAGTTAACGAATGAAATGAATCATATATGCACTATAAGAATATGAGAACACAAGGTAGAGTATTTTAACCGATGAGTTAGTAGTGagttaacaaattaatgtgCTTTTGTAAtcgaattttatttataaatttaacaatCAAGAAATGA harbors:
- the LOC125197983 gene encoding uncharacterized protein LOC125197983 — its product is MRGGFTRRGRRLALLDDDEENAHEEEIHVEEEELEENDTVSGNGTVKDHPTHDQEGRIFIHLRNDGLLYPSRAVANILKDAFQNIVHPTAFSQAKLDDSCIESYWQEFKAHANIENYNQDLAKSAFHTRCKRKYGNHIYRLKNRKRKPAYFTDALWEDYTKAWNTAASIKVSERCSKNRKQGYEKAPGTHCNGSVSFDVTVEKMIKENNGKMPKFVEFYIRVHTRRGKDSPGELCSQRAIEKMEQVKARADELRAAGEVDPDFDRIYLDLFVKNMKRKQIPGAGQATSIYFADASSSSTGGSGVSTEELQAMREQITIEMRAEQEQRYAELEMQNAALKAELDSQSAERDAALARQKMELRAEFEKENERMLELLLDLTKKVNRISKN
- the LOC125197984 gene encoding piriformospora indica-insensitive protein 2-like; translation: MKKIKSLMCWIVILCIFSLNLWCNGEAESEAAPMKSGEKAALYSTIQTFVGKWWNGSDLYPDPCGWTPIEGVSCDLFDGFWYVTELSIGSLHENSLNCAQCADFSPHLFALSHLKSLLFFNCFTALRRRPISIPARSWGALGPSLESLEFRSNPGLTGRIPPSLGELKSLKSMVMVENGLSGELHPFIGNLKELERLNLAGNSFVGQIPHSLVGLKQLLILDLSRNLLSGPLTLSFGGMVPLLKLDLSYNKLQGNIPESLGNLKNLTLLDLSNNRLRGGITKSLENLEFLQELVLSNNPIGGGLMELQWERMTSLAALELSNASLTGGIPESMARLRGLRFLGLNNNMLTGEIPSSLASLPNVGAMYLHGNNLTGELEFSALFYGKMGRRFGAWDNPNLCYRVQANYVPKGVKQCQKDVMRFLKFGDSKPLVSLGSPLLVSSCVRNLVFVMFIVFNFM